A genome region from Bufo gargarizans isolate SCDJY-AF-19 chromosome 2, ASM1485885v1, whole genome shotgun sequence includes the following:
- the LOC122929651 gene encoding glutamine synthetase, with translation MSVSHSSRLNKGVLEHYMRLPQGDMVQVTYIWIDGTGEGVRCKTKTLDFEPKSVEEIPEWNFDGSSTYQAEGSNSDMYLIPVKMFRDPFCLDPNKLVMCEVLKYNRKPAENNLRHTCKKIMDMVSDHIPWFGMEQEYTLLGINGHPYGWPDNGFPGPQGPYYCGVGADKVYGRDIVKSHYKACLYAGVKICGTNAEVMPSQWEFQVGPCEGIDMGDHLWVARFILDTVCEDFGVVATLDPKPMTGNWNGAGCHTNYSTAEMRKEGGLKHIEDSIEKLGKRHNYHICVYDPRGGKDNSRRLTGQHETSSIHEFSAGVANRGASIRIPRQVGQEGLGYFEDRRPAANCDPYAVTEALVRTTILNETGSETKDYWKN, from the exons ATGTCTGTGTCACACAGTTCCAGACTCAACAAGGGGGTGCTAGAGCACTACATGAGGCTGCCCCAGGGGGATATGGTCCAGGTTACGTACATCTGGATTGATGGAACTGGAGAAGGTGTCCGCTGCAAGACAAAGACCCTGGACTTCGAACCCAAATCTGTTGAAG AGATCCCAGAATGGAATTTTGATGGGTCAAGTACTTACCAAGCTGAAGGTTCCAACAGTGACATGTACCTCATCCCCGTGAAGATGTTCAGAGACCCATTCTGCCTTGACCCCAACAAGCTGGTCATGTGTGAAGTCCTAAAATACAACCGGAAACCAGCAG AAAACAACCTGCGTCACACATGTAAGAAGATTATGGACATGGTATCTGACCACATCCCGTGGTTTGGCATGGAGCAAGAATACACCTTACTTGGAATCAACGGACACCCATATGGATGGCCTGATAATGGCTTCCCTGGACCACAAG GACCTTACTACTGTGGTGTTGGAGCTGACAAGGTATATGGCCGTGATATTGTGAAGAGTCATTACAAGGCCTGTCTGTATGCTGGAGTCAAAATCTGTGGAACAAATGCAGAAGTTATGCCATCCCAG TGGGAGTTTCAGGTTGGCCCTTGTGAAGGCATAGACATGGGTGACCATCTGTGGGTGGCTCGATTCATTCTCGATACAGTATGTGAAGATTTTGGTGTGGTGGCAACCCTTGACCCCAAACCCATGACTGGAAACTGGAACGGAGCTGGATGTCATACAAACTACAGCACCGCAGAGATGAGGAAGGAGGGTGGCCTAAA ACACATAGAAGATTCCATTGAGAAACTGGGTAAGCGCCATAATTACCACATCTGCGTCTACGACCCACGTGGAGGGAAGGATAACTCTCGACGTCTGACCGGTCAGCATGAAACCTCCAGCATCCAcgagttctcagctggtgtggCAAACCGTGGCGCCAGTATTAGAATTCCCCGCCAGGTTGGACAGGAAGGACTCGGTTACTTTGAAGATCGTCGGCCGGCTGCCAACTGTGACCCATACGCTGTTACTGAAGCCCTTGTGAGGACAACCATACTGAACGAGACTGGCAGTGAAACAAAAGACTACTGGAAAAATTAA